CCCCCAAGTACCTGGCACGCGAGGATGTTCCGCAGGACGTTGTGGACAACGAGCGGCGGATCGCTGAGGAAACTGCTCGGGAGGAAGGCAAGCCCGAGCAGGCCATCAGCAAGATCGTCGATGGCCGGACAAACGGGTTCTTCAAGGACGCCTGCCTGTTGGAACAGTCGTACGTTCGCGACAACAAGAAGACGATCGCAGCGCTCCTGGCAGAGAACGGAGCGCACGTCACCCGATTCGCACGATTCAAGGTCGGGCAGGACTAGTGGTCTCCGCGGTTCAACCGACGCTGGAAGGCACGGTCGAGCGATGGCCGGACATTCCCGAACACGGCTGGGACCGCGTACTGCTCAAACTGTCCGGTGAGGCTTTTGCCGGTGGTGGCGGCCTCGGCGTCGATCCTGACGTCGTGTCCGCCATCGCTCGGCAGATCGCCGACGTGGTTCGGACCGGCCGAGAAGTCGGGATCGTCATCGGTGGGGGCAACTACTTCCGTGGCGCCGAGCTTTCGGCCAGCGGTATGGACCGTTCTCGAGCCGACTACATGGGCATGCTCGGTACGGTCATGAATTGCCTGGCCCTGCAGGACTTTCTTGAGCGTCAGGGAATCGAGACCCGCGTTCAGACAGCAATCGCGATGGGTCAAGTCGCCGAGCCCTACACTCCTCGCCGAGCGATCCGCCACATGGAGAAGGGCCGGGTCGTGATCTTCGGGGCTGGCCTTGGTGCGCCGTTCTTCTCCACCGACACGTGTGCGGCCCAGCGCGCGCTGGAAACGGGTGGGCTGGTGGTGCTCATGGCCAAGGGAGTGGACGGCGTCTATGACGACGACCCGCGTACCAATCCAGATGCCAAGCGCTTCGACCGTCTGACCTATGACGAGGTGCTGGCTCGAGACCTCAAAGTTGCCGACGCAACCGCGATTAGCCTGTGTCGCGACAACCGGATGCCTATCATCGTTTTCAACCTGATGGTGGAAGGCAACATCGCCCGCGCTGTTGATGGTGAAAGGATCGGGACGCTCATTACCGCGGTGCCATAGCCACGGCTCAGCGGCCGACTCGCAGCTGCTTCCGGTGCTGAACCCTCAACCTCAATCTGACGACAAGCAACGGAGTTGCAATGATCGACGACATTCTTCTGGAAGCCGAAGAGAAGATGGACAAGGCCATCAGCGTTGCTCGCGACGACTTCGCCACGTTGCGGACCGGTCGCGCGAATCCGTCGATGTTCGCAAAGATCACCGTCGACTACTACGGCACGCAAACCCCACTCAATCAGTTGGCGTCTTTCCAGACGCCCGAGGCGCGGATGATTCTGGTGATGCCGTACGACGTCGGCGCAATGCCCGAGATTGAGCGCTCGATTCGCGACTCCGACCTCGGCGTCAATCCAACCAACGACGGCAAACTCATCCGGGTAGTGCTGCCGCAGTTGACCGAGGAACGCCGGCGTGAGTATGTCAAAGTTGCTCGCACCAAGGCTGAGGACGCCAAAATCTCGATCCGCGCTGTGCGCCGTCACGCCAAAGAGGCACTCGATAAGTTGATGAAGGATGGCGACGCAGGGGAGGATGACGTTCGTCGCGCTGAAAAGCAGCTCGATGATGTCACCGGCCAGCACGTCGCGCACGTCGACGACATCCTCAAACATAAGGAAGCCGAACTTCTCGAGGTCTGATGTGTCCAACTCCTCCGGTGCTGCCACCCCAGCCGACCCGTCGGCAGACGAGCACCCGAATGCCGGACGCAATCTGCCCGTCGCCATCCTGGTCGGGGTTCTGCTCGCGGGAGTGGCGTTACTAACCCTCTACACCGCTCGTTGGCTGTTCGTGGCGTTGGTGTGTGCGGCCATCTGCATCGGTGTGTACGAGTTGACCGGCGCCTTCGCGCACGTGGGAGCCAGAGTCGCGCGCACGCCGCTCTACCTTGGCGTGGTCGCCGCCACGTTCGCTGTGTACCAATGGGGCATTGAGGCCCAATTGGTGACGTTCGGTGCGATCACCATCTTCGTGTTGATTTGGCGCATCCGCCGGGGCACGGAGGGTTACGTCAAGGATGTGACCGCATCGATCTTCGTTGCCGCCTACTTGCCGTTCATGGCCGGCTTCCTGATGCTGACCTTGCAGTACCCGAACGGCCCACAACGGGTCATCGTGTTCATCTGCCTGACAATTGCCAGTGACATTGGCGGCTACGCAGCCGGCGTCACCATGGGCAAGCACGCGATTGCCCCGCAGATAAGCCCCAAGAAGTCGTGGGAGGGCTTCGCCGGGTCGGTAGTCACCCAGGTCATCGTGGGGTCGTGGCTCTTCATCTGGCTACTCGATTCTTCCTGGTGGGCAGGAGCCATCACCGGCATCGTTATGACGATTACGGCCACTGCCGGCGACTTTGCTGAAAGTGCGATCAAACGCGATCTCGGTGTCAAGGACATGAGTCAGCTACTGCCTGGCCATGGCGGACTCATGGACCGGCTCGATTCGCTGGTCCCCAACGCCTTCGTATCGTGGGCGATGTTCCGACTCTTCCTCGGCTGAGTCGGCGTCCGGACGGAAGGTCAAACTGATGAGCAAACAAGACCTGCCGCTGGGTCGAACTGGATTCGTTGAACGCAAGGCGACGGCGCGGGGGGTGAAACCGCCGCGGCACCTGTCGGACCTGGAGATTGCTGACCGCAAGCAGGTCGCCGCCGATCTCGGTCTGCCGGGCTTCCGTGCCGACCAACTGGCGAGACATTGGTACGGCCGGTTGTCAGACGACCCGCAAGAGTGGACCGACCTATCCGCCGATGTCCGTTCTCAACTCGCCGAGAGCATCCTGCCCGACCTGCTTGAGCCGATCCGCCAACTGACCTGTGACGACGGTACGACCGTGAAGTCGGTCTGGAAGTTGCATGACGGCGCACTGGTCGAGAGTGTCCTGATGCGATACCCCAACCGCGTGACCATGTGCGTGTCGAGCCAGGCAGGTTGCGGGATGAACTGCCCGTTCTGCGCAACCGGTCAAGCGGGACTGACCCGCAACTTGTCAACGGCGGAGATTGTCGAGCAGGTGTTGGCAGGTGCCCGGTCGCTGGCACGCGGTCAGATCGCCGGTGGCCCCGGTCGCGTATCCAACGTGGTGCTCATGGGCATGGGGGAGCCGATGGCCAACTACAACCGCGTGACTCGGGCGCTGCGAATCCTGACAGCGCCAGCGCCGACGGGGTTGGGCATGTCGGCTCGCGGAATCACCGTCTCGACGGTCGGGCTGGTACCGCAGATCCGGCAGCTCGCGCAGGAGGGTTCGCCCTACACGCTGGCAGTCTCCCTGCACGCTCCCGACGACGAACTGCGTGACGAGCTCGTGCCGATCAACAACCGGTGGCCGGTTGCCGAGGTGCTGGACGCGGCCTGGGGATACGCCGATGCGACCGGTCGGCGCGTTTCGATCGAGTACGCACTCATCAAAGACATCAACGACCAACCCGAGCGTGCGCGCATGCTGGCCAATCTGCTGGCCGGACGTCTGGTCCACGTCAATCTGATTCCGTTGAATCCGACCCCCGGATCGAAATGGACGGCATCACGTCCGGAGGATCAGGACGAGTTTGTTCGCATCCTGAGCTCACGCAAGATTGCGGTCACCGTTCGCGACACGCGCGGTCGGGAGATCGACGGTGCTTGCGGCCAGCTCGCGGCGACCAGTACCGCGTGAGCGACCGCGGCAGTGCAGCCGGGCTTCATCGGTCACAATAGGCACGTGACCCGCGACATCGTGCTGCTCGGCAGCACCGGCTCAATCGGAACGCAGGCACTGGACATCGTTGCCAGAAACCCCGAGCGATTCCGAATCGTGGGTTTGGCCGCCGGTGGTGCGAACCTCGACCAACTTGCCGGTCAGTCCCTGGATACCGGCGCGCAATACGTCGGCGTGGCCGATCCCGATGGGGCCGTGGCGCTCATGCTCGCCATCGATCAGCTCGCCCGCAAACGGGGACTGCAACCAGGGGAGTTCGTGATCCCGCAGGTGCTCGCAGGCCCGCTGGCCGCCACCCAGATCGCCGGCCTTGATGTTGACCTTGTGCTCAATGGCATGACTGGCTCCGTCGGGCTTGCCCCCACCATCGCTGCACTGACCGCAGGTACCACTCTGGCTCTGGCGAACAAGGAGTCCCTGGTGGTCGGTGGTCGATTGGTGACCGGGTTGGCCAGACCGGGTCAGATTGTGCCTGTTGATTCCGAGCACTCTGCCCTGGCCCAGTGTCTGCGCAGTGGCAATTCCGGCGAAGTACGCAAGCTGATCCTGACTGCTTCGGGAGGACCGTTCCGCGGCTGGAGCGCGGAGAGTCTGGTGAATGTCACGCCGGAGCAGGCATTGGCGCATCCGACCTGGAATATGGGACCTGTCGTGACGATCAACTCCGCCACCCTGGTCAACAAGGGTCTGGAGATCATCGAGGCGCACCTCCTGTTTGACGTTCCCTACGATCGAATCGAGGCGGTGGTTCACCCGCAGTCGGTCGTGCACTCGATGGTCGAGTTTGCCGACGGTTCGACAATCGCCCAAGCGAGCCCGCCGGATATGCGCTTGCCGATTGCCCTGGCCATGGGCTGGCCGGATCGAGTTGTCGACGCCGCTCCTGCCTGTGACTGGAGCACTGCGGCGACGTGGGAGTTCCTGCCGTTGAATGAGCAGGCATTCCCCGCTGTCAGGGTGGCTCGAGAGGTTGGGGAACTTGCCGGAACCGCTCCAGCAGTCTTCAACGCAGCGAATGAGGAGTGCGTAGCGGAATTCCTGACCGGCAATCTTGGTTTCACTGGCATCATGGAGACGGTTCAAGCGCTCGTCGACATCCACGTAAGCGGTGGCGATGGGGCGTCGGGATCCGAATACGTTCCGGATGCGTCAATGACAGTGGATGCTGTGCTTGCCGCCGAGCAATGGGCGCGACCGGCTGCCCGTCGACTCATGGGAAGGAGTTCGTAGGTGCTCACCATCGTCGGCATCATCGCGTTCGTCTTCGCCATCCTGTTTTCCATTGCGTGGCACGAACTCGGTCACTTCCTGCCCGCAAAGAAGTTCGGCGTCAAAGTCACCCAATTCATGATCGGCTTTGGGCCGACACTGTGGTCAAAGAAGAAGGGCGAGACCGAGTACGGGGTGAAGGGAATTCCCTTCGGTGGCTATGTCCGCATGATCGGAATGTTTCCCCCTGGCGAAGACGGCACCGTCCGGGCATCGAACACCGGCCGGATCGCCATGTTGGTCGAAGACGCGCGCAAAGAGGCGGCGCAAGAGGTCCTCACCCCGGAGGACGAGAAGCACACCTTCTACAACCTGCCAGTCCGCCAAAAACTCGTGGTCATGCTCGGCGGTCCGGTTATGAACCTGATCCTGGCCACTGTGCTGTTCGCCATCGTGCTGGTTGGTTTCGGCACTCCGAGCACCAACCTGACGGTCAAAGAGGTATCGCCCTGCGTGCCGACCGCCAGCAACATCAACGGTGATTGTGTCGCAGGAGCCCAGCCGAGTCCGGCTGCGGCCGCCGGGATGCAGGTGGGCGATGTCGTTACCACCTTCGACGGCCAACCCGTGACTTCCTGGGAGGAGTTCACCGGGCTGATCCGCAACAGTGCGGCCGGAGCAGCGACTATCGGCGTGACCCGAGATGGTGTCAGCCAGACCCTGACCGCTCCGATTCTCGTCGTGGATCGACCGGTCATCGTTGACGGGCAGGTAACGAACCAGACCAAGCCGGTTGGGTTCCTTGGCATGTCACCGGAACGAATCCTGCAACCACAACCCATCACTGCGGTTCCTGGGCAGATGTGGGATCTGAGCGTTCGCACTGGGCAGGCTCTCATCTCGATCCCGTCGAAGATCGTCGGTGTCGCCAAGGCGGCTTTCGGTTCCGACCAGCGCGATCCGAACGGTCCCATCGGCGTAGTCGGAGTCACCCGAATCAGCGGCGAGGTCGCGGCCGCCGACCTGCCCGAGTCGTGGAAGGTGGCCCAGTTCCTCGGCCTGGTCGCATCGCTGAACCTGTTCTTGTTCCTTTTCAACTTGATTCCGCTGCTCCCGCTCGATGGCGGACACGTCGCTGGCGCGATGTGGGAGGGAATCCGTCGACGCATCGCCAAACTGCGGCATCGGCCCGATCCGGGACCGGTGGATGTAGCTCGCGCCTTGCCCGTCGCCTATGCCATGGCCTTCATCCTGATAGGCATGAGTGCTCTGCTGCTTTACGCAGACGTCGTCAATCCCGTCCGAATCGGCAGTTGAGGTGCGCGATGTTCCAAGTCCCAACAACGAGGGGATACTGAAGTCATGAGTATTGCCTTGGGCATGCCGGAAGCACCCCCGCCGGTTCTGCATGAGCGGCGCACCACCCGGCAGTTGCTGTTGCGCCACCCCACCCATCCGGTG
This region of Candidatus Nanopelagicales bacterium genomic DNA includes:
- the rlmN gene encoding 23S rRNA (adenine(2503)-C(2))-methyltransferase RlmN; the protein is MSKQDLPLGRTGFVERKATARGVKPPRHLSDLEIADRKQVAADLGLPGFRADQLARHWYGRLSDDPQEWTDLSADVRSQLAESILPDLLEPIRQLTCDDGTTVKSVWKLHDGALVESVLMRYPNRVTMCVSSQAGCGMNCPFCATGQAGLTRNLSTAEIVEQVLAGARSLARGQIAGGPGRVSNVVLMGMGEPMANYNRVTRALRILTAPAPTGLGMSARGITVSTVGLVPQIRQLAQEGSPYTLAVSLHAPDDELRDELVPINNRWPVAEVLDAAWGYADATGRRVSIEYALIKDINDQPERARMLANLLAGRLVHVNLIPLNPTPGSKWTASRPEDQDEFVRILSSRKIAVTVRDTRGREIDGACGQLAATSTA
- a CDS encoding UMP kinase, with translation MPEHGWDRVLLKLSGEAFAGGGGLGVDPDVVSAIARQIADVVRTGREVGIVIGGGNYFRGAELSASGMDRSRADYMGMLGTVMNCLALQDFLERQGIETRVQTAIAMGQVAEPYTPRRAIRHMEKGRVVIFGAGLGAPFFSTDTCAAQRALETGGLVVLMAKGVDGVYDDDPRTNPDAKRFDRLTYDEVLARDLKVADATAISLCRDNRMPIIVFNLMVEGNIARAVDGERIGTLITAVP
- a CDS encoding phosphatidate cytidylyltransferase, with protein sequence MSNSSGAATPADPSADEHPNAGRNLPVAILVGVLLAGVALLTLYTARWLFVALVCAAICIGVYELTGAFAHVGARVARTPLYLGVVAATFAVYQWGIEAQLVTFGAITIFVLIWRIRRGTEGYVKDVTASIFVAAYLPFMAGFLMLTLQYPNGPQRVIVFICLTIASDIGGYAAGVTMGKHAIAPQISPKKSWEGFAGSVVTQVIVGSWLFIWLLDSSWWAGAITGIVMTITATAGDFAESAIKRDLGVKDMSQLLPGHGGLMDRLDSLVPNAFVSWAMFRLFLG
- the frr gene encoding ribosome recycling factor; this encodes MIDDILLEAEEKMDKAISVARDDFATLRTGRANPSMFAKITVDYYGTQTPLNQLASFQTPEARMILVMPYDVGAMPEIERSIRDSDLGVNPTNDGKLIRVVLPQLTEERRREYVKVARTKAEDAKISIRAVRRHAKEALDKLMKDGDAGEDDVRRAEKQLDDVTGQHVAHVDDILKHKEAELLEV
- a CDS encoding site-2 protease family protein → MLTIVGIIAFVFAILFSIAWHELGHFLPAKKFGVKVTQFMIGFGPTLWSKKKGETEYGVKGIPFGGYVRMIGMFPPGEDGTVRASNTGRIAMLVEDARKEAAQEVLTPEDEKHTFYNLPVRQKLVVMLGGPVMNLILATVLFAIVLVGFGTPSTNLTVKEVSPCVPTASNINGDCVAGAQPSPAAAAGMQVGDVVTTFDGQPVTSWEEFTGLIRNSAAGAATIGVTRDGVSQTLTAPILVVDRPVIVDGQVTNQTKPVGFLGMSPERILQPQPITAVPGQMWDLSVRTGQALISIPSKIVGVAKAAFGSDQRDPNGPIGVVGVTRISGEVAAADLPESWKVAQFLGLVASLNLFLFLFNLIPLLPLDGGHVAGAMWEGIRRRIAKLRHRPDPGPVDVARALPVAYAMAFILIGMSALLLYADVVNPVRIGS
- a CDS encoding 1-deoxy-D-xylulose-5-phosphate reductoisomerase, with translation MQPGFIGHNRHVTRDIVLLGSTGSIGTQALDIVARNPERFRIVGLAAGGANLDQLAGQSLDTGAQYVGVADPDGAVALMLAIDQLARKRGLQPGEFVIPQVLAGPLAATQIAGLDVDLVLNGMTGSVGLAPTIAALTAGTTLALANKESLVVGGRLVTGLARPGQIVPVDSEHSALAQCLRSGNSGEVRKLILTASGGPFRGWSAESLVNVTPEQALAHPTWNMGPVVTINSATLVNKGLEIIEAHLLFDVPYDRIEAVVHPQSVVHSMVEFADGSTIAQASPPDMRLPIALAMGWPDRVVDAAPACDWSTAATWEFLPLNEQAFPAVRVAREVGELAGTAPAVFNAANEECVAEFLTGNLGFTGIMETVQALVDIHVSGGDGASGSEYVPDASMTVDAVLAAEQWARPAARRLMGRSS